One Salmo salar chromosome ssa01, Ssal_v3.1, whole genome shotgun sequence DNA window includes the following coding sequences:
- the tacd2 gene encoding Tumor-associated calcium signal transducer 2 precursor — protein sequence MTIWIALLLATFAVGASAQCKCDSMKWATCDGTPCTCSIMVEAGMAQNLNCSTLIPKCYLMKAEMYRAKNNLSTRTGGKPVETAFVDNDGIYDPVCEATGAFRAKQCNNTEECWCVNSAGVRRTDKGDKSLKCEKLVETYWVRLELKHKEVSKAVDASKLQAAIANAIETRYSFDKTLVKEVEYDPDARMIIVDVQKAKGDRKADLSRMAYYMEKDVKVLPLFANQEKFAPSVDGQKLEMENILVYYVDEEAPTFTMKKLTGGIIAVIVVVILAVVAGLLVLFFARKREQKYSKAEPREMEAL from the exons ATGACGATTTGGATTGCACTTCTTCTTGCGACTTTCGCAGTGGGTGCCTCAGCTCAAT GCAAATGTGACAGTATGAAGTGGGCTACATGCGATGGCACCCCTTGCACGTGTAGCATTATGGTTGAAGCTGGTATGGCACAAAACCTGAACTGCTCTACAT TGATCCCCAAATGCTACCTGATGAAGGCAGAGATGTACCGTGCTAAGAACAACCTGTCCACTCGTACTGGAGGAAAGCCAGTTGAGACCGCCTTTGTGGACAATGATGGTATCTATGACCCGGTCTGTGAGGCCACTGGTGCCTTCCGTGCCAAACAGTGCAACAACACTGAGGAGTGTTGGTGTGTCAACAGTGCTGGCGTGCGCAGAACCGACAAGGGAGACAAGAGCCTCAAGTGTGAGAAGCTCGTGGAGACCTA ttggGTTCGCCTGGAGCTCAAGCACAAGGAAGTGAGCAAAGCCGTGGATGCTTCTAAGTTGCAGGC TGCCATTGCAAATGCCATCGAGACGCGTTACAGCTTTGACAAGACCCTTGTGAAGGAGGTGGAGTATGACCCCGACGCTCGCATGATCATTGTCGATGTCCAGAAGGCGAAGGGAGACCGTAAAGCCGACCTATCGCGTATGGCCTACTACATGGAGAAAGAC GTCAAGGTGCTGCCCCTGTTCGCGAACCAAGAAAAGTTTGCGCCCAGTGTGGACGGTCAGAAGCTGGAGATGGAGAACATCTTGGTGTACTATGTGGATGAGGAGGCTCCCACCTTCACCATGAAGAAACTGACTGGGGGCATTATCGCAGTCATCGTGGTGGTCATCCTGGCCGTGGTCGCCGGACTGCTGGTCCTTTTCTTTGCGAGGAAGCGAGAGCAGAAGTACAGCAAGGCCGAG CCCAGAGAGATGGAGGCCCTGTAG